A single Chlorocebus sabaeus isolate Y175 chromosome 3, mChlSab1.0.hap1, whole genome shotgun sequence DNA region contains:
- the LOC119623652 gene encoding endogenous retrovirus group K member 113 Env polyprotein: protein MNPSEMQRKAPPRRWKHRNRAPLTRMMNQVMASEEQMKSPRTKKAELPTWAQLKKLTPLAGKSLASTKVTQTPEKMLLTALMIVSTVVSLPMPAGAAAANYTYWAYVPFPPLIRAVTWMDNPIEVYVNNSVWVPGPTDDRCPAKPEEEGMMINISIGYCYPPICLGRAPGCLMPAIQNWLVEVPTVSPASRFTYHMCAGPVEESCVRIERTNKPSAPWHIYIEEKGGRTLREVRDLERRDWLKPRQKNIKC, encoded by the exons atgaacccatcggagatgcaaagaaaagcgCCTCCACGGAGATGGAAACACCGCAATCGAGCACCATTGACTCGCATGATGAACCAAGTGATGGCatcagaagaacagatgaagtcaCCACGCACCAAGAAGGCGGAGCTGCCGACCTGGGCACAGTTAAAGAAGTTGACACCGTTAGCTGGAAAAAGCCTAGCTAGCACAAAGGTGACACAAACCCCAGAAAAAATGCTGCTTACAGCTTTAATGATTGTATCAACGGTGGTaagtctccccatgcctgcaggagcagctgcagctaatTATACCTACTGGGCCTATGTGCCTTTCCCGCCCTTAATTCGGGCAGTCACATGGATGGATAATCCTATTGAAGTATATGTTAATAATAGTGTGTGGGTACCTGGTCCCACAGATGATCGTTGCCCTGCCAAAccggaggaagaaggaatgatgataaatatttccattgggTATTGttatcctcctatttgcctagggagagcaccaggatgtttAATGCCTGCTATTCAAAATTGGTTGGTAGAAGTACCTACTGTCAGTCCCGCCAGTAGATTTACTTATCACATG tgtgccggACCAGTCGAAGAATCCTGCGTCAGAATCGAGAGAACGAACAAGCCTTCAgcgccatggcacatttatatagaggaaaagggagggagaacgttgcgggaagtcagggaccttgaacgcagggactggctgaagccacggcagaaaaacataaaatgttaa